A stretch of Myxocyprinus asiaticus isolate MX2 ecotype Aquarium Trade chromosome 42, UBuf_Myxa_2, whole genome shotgun sequence DNA encodes these proteins:
- the LOC127432852 gene encoding MARVEL domain-containing protein 2-like encodes MPHNDDVPKGSLLSLHSLNYLRDSEHSLSSEHLPPPPLLDQPPVGPEFDPGGGEDHNDSAMDIKPIRRFIPDSWKNFFRSSSGSSKLKSMLGSSHKSSITEGVRCSPPHTPSVPGSYRDPYGGSGGSSNMRKEREAMLLGVSMGSDDGHTVRTALTYSEKVEEYNQRYSYMKSWTGLLRILGCIELLLGAAIFACVCAYIHKDNEWYNMFGYSQPGGFGGGYGGSYGSGYGGAYGNAYYTGPKTPFILVVAGLAWLVTVIMLVLGMTMYYRTILLDSSWWPLTEFFINLALALLFLAAGCVYVNDTLRGGLCSYPVFNNGINGAFCRTEAGQTAAIIFLFFTMIVYLVGAIVCLKLWRHEVARRLREGHGQEMQLRESPADVPLVVDGSRIPEHVLVPVQHAPAAAPAVSKPKIMKGHIPSGHTPKPVIMPDYIAKYPVIRTDEQRDQYKAVFNDQYSEYKELHTEVQAILKKFNEMDIMMQSLPQNPASKMERDSINKILQEYQRKKLDPSFLEKKERFEYLKNKLSHIKQRIQEYDKIMGWNDGYR; translated from the exons ATGCCCCACAACGACGATGTGCCGAAGGGCTCGCTTCTGAGCCTTCACAGCTTGAATTATCTCAGGGATTCTGAACACTCTTTAAGCTCCGAACATCTGCCACCTCCTCCCCTACTGGACCAACCACCGGTGGGACCCGAATTTGACCCCGGTGGAGGCGAGGACCACAACGATTCCGCCATGGACATCAAACCCATCCGCCGTTTTATCCCAGACTCATGGAAGAACTTCTTCAGGTCCAGTAGTGGAAGCAGCAAACTTAAGTCCATGCTTGGCTCCAGCCACAAGAGCTCCATTACTGAGGGTGTCCGTTGCTCTCCACCCCACACTCCATCAGTTCCTGGCTCTTACCGCGACCCGTATGGAGGCTCCGGGGGCAGTTCTAACATGCGGAAAGAGCGCGAAGCCATGCTGTTGGGCGTTTCCATGGGATCAGACGATGGCCATACAGTACGCACCGCTTTGACGTACAGCGAAAAAGTTGAGGAATACAATCAGCGTTACTCCTACATGAAGTCCTGGACGGGACTTTTACGCATTCTGGGTTGCATCGAGCTGCTTTTGGGGGCAGCGATTTTTGCATGCGTTTGCGCTTATATTCACAAAGACAATGAGTGGTACAACATGTTTGGATATTCGCAACCTGGCGGATTTGGCGGAGGTTATGGAGGCTCTTACGGAAGTGGTTATGGAGGAGCTTACGGCAATGCATACTACACCGGACCCAAGACACCTTTCATCCTAGTAGTGGCGGGACTAGCGTGGTTAGTTACTGTTATAATGTTAGTCCTGGGTATGACCATGTACTACCGAACTATCCTTTTGGACTCAAGTTGGTGGCCTTTAACAGAGTTCTTCATAAATCTGGCACTTGCTCTCCTGTTTTTGGCAGCTGGTTGTGTTTATGTGAATGACACTTTACGAGGTGGACTTTGCTCTTATCCGGTCTTCAATAACGGTATCAATGGTGCTTTCTGTCGCACAGAGGCCGGACAGACAGCAGCCATCATTTTCCTGTTTTTCACCATGATTGTATACTTGGTTGGAGCCATAGTGTGTTTGAAACTGTGGCGGCACGAGGTGGCTAGACGACTCAGAGAAGGGCACGGGCAAGAG ATGCAGCTGAGAGAATCTCCTGCTGATGTGCCTTTG GTTGTTGATGGTTCAAGGATCCCAGAGCATGTTTTGGTGCCAGTACAGCACGCACCCGCAGCCGCCCCTGCCGTCTCTAAGCCCAAAATCATGAAAGGGCATATTCCCTCTGGACACACCCCCAAACCTGTCATCATGCCGGACTACATCGC TAAGTATCCAGTTATTCGAACGGATGAGCAGCGTGACCAGTATAAAGCTGTGTTTAATGACCAGTACTCTGAGTATAAAGAACTGCATACTGAGGTTCAAGCGATTCTGAAGAAGTTTAATGAAATGGACATTATGATGCAGAGTTTACCTCAAAACCCCGCCAGTAAGATG GAGCGAGACAGCATCAACAAAATTCTTCAGGAGTATCAGAGGAAGAAGTTG